A stretch of Besnoitia besnoiti strain Bb-Ger1 chromosome III, whole genome shotgun sequence DNA encodes these proteins:
- a CDS encoding DnaJ domain-containing protein (encoded by transcript BESB_050450): MDEVIHRSFVYGLGTTAILSPTLHYHLPDRGRRWLRLFKKPVLTAMLLYLFYGAMPTDRRDLYTLLDVDVSASKNDILQAYRTVSKKFHPDKVAAAEASGGAVPQRPSGFKGMSNEEFFMEIKKAQEVLMNDTRRSNYDRFGDYKYGEVDEKTTIIVVCLALVSHLLCFCVGFLVSYPKHATFARQIYLVYNLAMFCNELQLRFVDDGDSLAFLPYVSRLVPFERVHFFRSLFPCVLCASICLSAWVFTDNPAKRLALLKALLSTNRVLTERTQELIRVTAYLKTIGTPSTAAIKTQQLQMQNLHSAALRVRAAGHDLSSAPGAEEAAEQAAKEAGGEGAASSQRKNASQQKPVGSIAPTKDKKDVAEWEDFTNTLNEEQKELFKRMVADQASARDPRSVRPSFFSFVVFSVYACGAMERQARVE, from the exons ATGGATGAAGTGATCCATAGGTCGTTTGTCTACGGACTAGGCACAACAGCTATCCTGAGTCCAACCCTCCACTACCATCTCCCCGACCGAGGCCGGCGATGGCTCCGTCTCTTCAAGAAGCCCG TCTTGACGGCAATGTTGCTGTATCTGTTCTATGGTGCGATGCCCACCGATCGCCGCGACCTTTACACTCTCCTCGATGTCGACGTCTCAGCGTCTAAAAACGACATTCTGCAG GCCTATCGAACGGTTTCGAAGAAGTTCCACCCTGACAAGGTggccgcggccgaggcgtCCGGAGGCGCAGTGCCTCAGCGTCCTTCGGGCTTCAAGGGCATGTCGAATGAGGAGTTCTTCATGGAGATCAAGAAGGCGCAAGAAGTGCTCATGAACGACACTCGGAGGTCGAACTACGACCGATTCGGCGACTACAAATACG GCGAGGTCGACGAGAAGACCACGATCATCGTTGTTTGCCTCGCCCTCGTTTCCCaccttctctgcttctgcgtggGGTTTCTGGTTTCCTATCCCAAGCACGCCACGTTTGCGCGCCAA ATCTACCTCGTCTACAACCTGGCGATGTTCTGCAACGAATTGCAGCTGCGCTTTGTGGACGACGGAGACTCGCTCGCTTTCCTGCCCTACGTCAGCAGGCTCGTACCATTTGAAAGAGTTCAT TTCTTCCGAAGCCTCTTTCCGTGCGTCCTTTGCGCAAGCATTTGCTTGTCTGCGTGGGTCTTCACGGACAACCCGGCGAAGCGCTTGGCTTTGCTGAAGGCTTTGTTGTCAACGAACCGCGTCTTGACCGAAAGGACGCAGGAGCTGATCCGCGTGACAG CGTATCTTAAGACCATAGGCACGCCGTCCACTGCGGCCATcaagacgcagcagctgcagatgcaGAACCTGCATTCCGCGGCACTTCGCGTTCGGGCCGCTG GTCACGATCTCTCTTCGGCACCAGGAGCCGAAGAGGCTGCTGAACAGGCTGCGAaggaggctggcggcgagggcgctgctAGTTCACAGCGCAAGAACGCCAGTCAGCAGAAGCCTGTCGGCTCTATAGCGCCTACCAAGGATAAGAAGGACGTTGCCGAATGGGAGGATTTCACCAATACCCTGAACGAGGAACAGAAGGAGCTCTTCAAACGCATGGTGGCGGATCAGGCAAGCGCGCGCGACCCCAGAAGCGTTCGCccttcgtttttctcgttCGTCGTTTTTAGTGTCTATGCATGTGGTGCGATGGAACGCCAGGCACGTGTGGAGTAG
- a CDS encoding alpha-tubulin suppressor protein (encoded by transcript BESB_050470), translating to MCAACGAREYPGGRTFAAAFSCYRDNVLLWQAQERVVSRSSLWLAYESFEGSTLELTCGENFISIKTAVWKSQSGACPAVRDCKDQLRRLCDGFFTCRVVPVASDATQAEASGVAAAKCGGICSMTADPRRVISGEYECVVKGDSGSSEYLDSHSGGAPLTASNVTWDAIEAGGAAPTRQEVAAAGGISAFVTTQALQGRNVVIFTDTDSSEKRTALDLSSSQSTGLFRLSADRAVAKVWFTSGAIAAQFVPMGTNPSSIAVVGKAEYGGPADPKTGASWEHADFACGVADTFAISQGLTPRHATAEKAQIICTNDKSAACAGLQKVNDAIAQSRPKPVMLEGIACHRSGSAFGLLFADGTVLAFGDVQKGGEMSAAAAGDLSTFDVARTQRVKKIVATQGAMAVLLLRGSVYAWGLEQFGGTLPSPEPTGVVDIVANDVGFAALTGGGSVFTWGKGMVAPSRLQGAQITRIVGEKTCFAAFDAGGGIYVWGLGSNEGAFCNEEFVGHTEFISKNFSDVKARLTEGITEVRFNSHAALALKKPTATDGSWEIISWGASAKGGEVPSYVLAGGRRGVRAVGASDSAFAVVSATGDPFAWGDKEGGGDGWNQSFLTGRTFGLVSLSRSFVALLSTGEAFAWGANGQTLISSARREDVGAATETRLGRGLYVVNGFGEGELFAGIVGIPCIPGEWGEWDACRSVCEGIRQRTRTIELESWGGQCQSSLIEAGSCKGPKYGTDECPNTQDNDGDGNEARLSLGAIVGCATAGAAIIGVMAFMGRMWYASPQ from the exons AtgtgcgccgcgtgcggcgcacGTGAGTACCCAGGAGGCCGTACTTTCGCTGCAGCCTTCAGCTGCTACAGGGATAACGTCCTCCTCTGGCAAGCGCAGGAGCGCGTCGTCAGTCGCTCCTCGCTCTGGCTCG CTTACGAGAGTTTTGAGGGTTCTACCTTGGAGTTAACTTGCGGCGAGAACTTCATTAGCATCAAGACGGCAGTGTGGAAGAGTCAATCTGGCGCGTGTCCCGCTGTGCGCGACTGCAAAGAtcagctgcggaggctgt GCGACGGTTTTTTCACCTGCAGAGTCGTTCCTGTCGCAAGCGACGCCacgcaggcagaggcgagtgGCGTGGCAGCGGCGAAG TGTGGCGGCATCTGCTCAATGACCGCGGATCCGCGTCGCGTTATAAGTGGAGAGTACGAGT GTGTGGTCAAAGGAGACAGTGGCTCTTCTGAGTACCTCGATTCGCACTCCGGCGGTGCACCGTTGACCGCGAGCAATGTGACTTGGGATGCCATAGAAG CGGGGGGTGCAGCACCGACCCGTCAggaggtcgccgccgccggaggcatTTCAGCTTTTGTCACAACGCAAGCGTTGCAGGGACGTAACGTGGTCATCTTCACCGATACAGATTCGTCGGAAAAACG AACTGCACTCGATCTATCGAGCTCCCAGAGTACAGGCCTTTTCCGGTTGAGCGCCGACAGAGCGGTGGCCAAGGTTTGGTTTACCTCTG GAGCTATCGCGGCCCAGTTCGTTCCTATGGGCACGAACCCGTCCTCCATTGCAGTCGTTGGCAAGGCGGAATATGGTGGTCCTGCGGATCCAAAGACCGGTGCTTCCTGGGAG CATGCAGATTTCGCGTGCGGCGTGGCTGACACGTTTGCGATAAGTCAAGGCCTCACG CCGAGGCATGCGACCGCGGAGAAAGCCCAGATTATCTGCACGAATGACAAGtctgcagcctgcgcggGCTTACAGAAGGTGAACGACGCGATCGCGCAGTCTCGACCAAAGCCTGTGATGCTTGAAG GGATCGCTTGCCACCGGTCCGGGAGCGCGTTCGGTCTCCTGTTCGCCGATGGGACCGTGCTCGCATTCGGCGACGTTCAGAAAGGCGGGGAAATGagtgcggcagcagct GGCGACCTCTCAACCTTCGATGTCGCTCGCACGCAACGGGTGAAAAAAATTGTCGCCACGCAAGGAGCCATGGCTGTCCTGCTGCTCCGAGGCTCCGTGTACGCCTGGGGTCTCGAACAGTTCG GAGGCACCCTTCCATCGCCAGAGCCCACCGGCGTGGTTGATATT GTTGCCAACGACGTCGGTTTCGCAGCGCTGACAGGCGGAGGTTCTGTATTCACATGGGGCAAAGGGATGGTCGCGCCTAGTCGGCTACAGGGTGCTCAG ATTACGAGAATTGTTGGCGAGAAGACGTGCTTCGCTGCTTTTGACGCCGGTG GAGGCATTTACGTCTGGGGTCTCGGCAGCAACGAGGGAGCGTTCTGCAACGAAGAGTTCGTGGGACACACGGAGTTTATTTCCAAGAACTTCTCGGACGTAAAGGCGAGACTCACGGAGGGTATCACAG AGGTCCGGTTCAACAGCCACGCAGCTCTCGCTTTGAAGAAACCGACAGCCACGGATGGTTCGTGGGAAATCATCTCGTGGGGTGCGTCGGCGAAGGGAGGAGAGGTTCCAAGCTACGTGCTAGCTGGGGGCCGTCGAGGCGTCAGAG CCGTTGGCGCGTCTGACTCGGCGTTTGCGGTCGTCAGTGCCACTGGAGATCCTTTTGCCTGGGGCGACAAAGAGGGAGGAGGTGACGGATGGAATCAGTCTTTCCTCACAG GTCGCACCTTCGGGTTGGTGTCTCTTTCTCGGTCGTTTGTCGCGCTGCTGAGTACgggcgaggccttcgcgtGGGGCGCCAACGGGCAGACACTGATCAGCTCAGCAC GTCGCGAAGAtgtcggcgccgccacggAAACTCGCTTGGGACGGGGACTCTACGTCGTGAACGGCTTCGGCGAGGGCGAACTCTTCGCTGGCATTGTTGGCATTCCCTGCATTCCCGGCGAGTGGGGAGAGTGGGACGCCTGCAGGAGTGT CTGTGAAGGGATTCGCCAACGCACGAGGACAATCGAGCTGGAGTCTTGGGGAGGCCAGTGCCAGTCGTCTC TGATAGAAGCTGGCAGCTGCAAAGGACCCAAGTACGGGACCGATGAGTGTCCAA aCACACAAGATAATGACGGAGACGGTAATGAGGCGCGATTATCTCTCGGTGCGATCGTTGGGTGTGCGACCGCCGGTGCGGCGATTATTGGGGTGATGGCGTTTATGGGTCGCATGTGGTATGCGAGTCCGCAATGA
- a CDS encoding RING zinc finger protein (encoded by transcript BESB_050460), which yields MGGGASRDRQELASRTSFGPQQIVSVPSLQTPSGGGGPGAANLLLQQPPGFGAPQGDLPGPGAAEVPRLTVQQTCVVKNPVNLHKHSLKCFQDSAYPDRLFFSFLFDSSTEVDVSVPYYARQLTDPVTGAPSFVSRLAYPPPGYARRLPAGMGQFFCTTPDEALMLADWQAGHEEEADGSNGVCPVTVCLSSVPPASAASPSPQATMVKNQYTFARIVHAPRGGTSTRTSAAEGSDSSAASDDPDPGAAGDPNSSFDGANEWRAQIVKQKIQFGTRTFEVQEIFGIERGNSTEMQRLPMGGRTGRAAGDADGDAKGSAQSAESAGDNFSGRECVICLTEERNTAVLPCRHMCLCSGCANIMRMQSNKCPICRQPVTSLLQITMRPNSE from the exons ATGGGTGGAGGAGCCAGTCGAGATAGACAGGAGCTCGCCAGCCGGACGAGTTTCGGACCTCAACAAATTGTCTCCGTGCCTTCGCTCCAAACTCCCAGCGGTGGAGGGGGCCCAGGCGCGGCGAATCTCCTTCTTCAGCAGCCACCAGGATTTGGAGCCCCGCAAGGTGATTTGCCGGGACCTGGCGCTGCCGAAGTTCCACGACTAACCGTCCAACAGACCTGTGTAGTAAAAAACCCTGTCAACCTTCATAAACACTCGCTGAAGTGCTTCCAG GATTCAGCCTACCCAGAccgtctctttttctcgtttcTGTTCGACTCCTCTACTGAGGTCGATGTATCTGTCCCCTACTACGCTCGACAACTCACTGACCCGGTCACAGGGGCGCCCTCGTTTGTCTCTCGACTCGCCTATCCTCCTCCGGGCtacgcgcggcgtctgcctgcggGCATGGGACAGTTCTTCTGTACGACCCCTGATG aggctcTGATGCTGGCGGACTGGCAAGCCGGtcacgaggaagaagcggacgGCAGCAACGGCGTCTGTCCAGTGACGGTGTGCCTCTCGTCTGTCCCacctgcgtccgcggcgtctcccagTCCGCAAGCCACCATGGTGAAGAATCAATACACTTTCGCCAGGAttgtgcatgcgccgcggggcggcaCGTCGACGCGCacctcggcggcggaaggctcAGACTCCTCCGCTGCAAGTGACGACCCAGACCCGGGCGCGGCTGGGGACCCCAACAGCTCGTTCGACGGAGCAAACGAATGGCGAGCGCAGATCGTCAAGCAGAAAATCCAGTTTGGCACGCGGACTTTCGAGGTGCAG GAAATTTTTGGTATCGAGAGAGGGAACAGCACGGAgatgcagcgcctgccgatGGGAGGTCGGAcaggacgcgcagcaggtgACGCTGACGGCGACGCCAAAGGAAGCGCGCAATCGGCCgagagcgccggcgacaaTTTCTCTGGCAG GGAGTGCGTCATTTGCTTGACTGAGGAACGGAACACGGCCGTCCTGCCGTGCCGGCACatgtgcctctgcagcggg TGCGCCAACATCATGAGGATGCAAAGCAACAAATGCCCAATTTGCAGGCAAC ctgtcACGTCGCTACTGCAGATCACCATGAGGCCGAACTCGGAGTAG